A single Limanda limanda chromosome 19, fLimLim1.1, whole genome shotgun sequence DNA region contains:
- the sem1 gene encoding 26S proteasome complex subunit SEM1 — MSEKKQTVDLGLLEEDDEFEEFPAEDWTGLDEDEDAHVWEDNWDDDNVEDDFSNQLRAELEKHGYKMETS; from the exons ATGTCGGAGAAGAAGCAGACCGTGGACCTGGGTTTActggaggaggacgatgagTTTGAAGAGTTCCCAGCGGAGG ATTGGACGGGtctggatgaagatgaggatgctCATGTTTGGGAAGACAACTGGGACGATGACAACGTAGAGGATGATTTCTCAAATCAGCTGAG AGCCGAGCTGGAAAAACATGGTTACAAAATGGAGACATCATAG